One genomic window of Solanum dulcamara chromosome 12, daSolDulc1.2, whole genome shotgun sequence includes the following:
- the LOC129877090 gene encoding hypothetical protein At1g04090-like gives MAIYLIKDMVVSCIILVLALALRISCSNNNLPLKYSTMGDNLNATSLLENASTKNTMSLSIDNAFRLPSPLPTWPSGGCFASGVIDLGGLHVSQRSSLTKVWSTHEGGPDNLGATFFEPSNIPNGFFMFGSYSQPNNIPLFGWTVVGRDTSGGTLKMPTDYTLVWSSQNLKIKQDGVGYIWLPIPPEGYKAIGHVVTTLPQKPSLDKVRCVRDDLTDACESHDWIWGTNGFNVYSSRPRDRGVQALGVATGAFMVQNNGAADSLACLKNVKTNIAAMPNLNQVKALVQAYSPLIYFHPDEEFYPSSVTWFFQNGALLYTKGQESSPVGIYPTGSNLPQDGSNDGAYWLDLPTDDAAKTNVKKGDLQGATAYLHVKPMFGATYTDIAMWLFYPFNGPAKAKLEFMSISLGKIGEHVGDWEHVTLRISNFNGELQGVYFSQHSGGIWVSASQLEFQNGNKPVVYSSLHGHAAYPKPGMNLQGSGGVGIRNDTGKGKFMDIGANFSVVAAEYLGSTIVEPLWLNYGREWGPKINYDISKELRKVERFMIGKLKNAFEKIVRDLPNEVLGEEGPIGPKFKDMWSGDERG, from the exons GATATGGTTGTCTCTTGTATTATTTTAGTCTTAGCACTTGCTTTAAGAATCAGTTGTTCAAATAACAATCTTCCCTTGAAATATTCAACCATGGGAGACAACTTAAATGCAACTTCTTTGCTGGAAAATGCCTCAACGAAGAACACCATGTCACTCTCCATTGATAATGCCTTTCGCCTTCCTTCTCCATTGCCCACTTGGCCTTCAG GTGGATGCTTTGCAAGTGGAGTCATTGATCTTGGAGGATTACATGTGTCTCAAAGATCATCCTTAACTAAAGTTTGGTCTACCCATGAAGGTGGACCAGATAATCTCGGAGCTACATTTTTTGAACCATCAAATATACcaaatggattctttatgtttGGTTCCTATAGCCAACCTAATAATATCCCCCTTTTTGGATGGACTGTTGTTGGGAGAGATACATCAGGAGGTACGCTGAAGATGCCAACTGACTACACCCTTGTATGGAGTAGTCAGAACTTGAAAATCAAGCAGGATGGTGTCGGCTATATCTGGCTGCCAATACCTCCTGAGGGTTATAAAGCCATAGGCCATGTTGTCACGACCTTGCCTCAGAAGCCTTCTCTGGATAAAGTCCGTTGTGTTCGTGATGATCTCACTGATGCATGTGAAAGTCATGATTGGATTTGGGGTACCAATGGCTTTAATGTGTACTCATCAAGACCTAGAGACAGAGGAGTGCAAGCTTTAGGAGTGGCAACAGGTGCTTTTATGGTTCAGAACAATGGAGCTGCGGACTCACTAGCTTGTTTAAAGAATGTCAAAACTAATATAGCCGCTATGCCAAATTTGAACCAAGTTAAAGCATTGGTTCAAGCGTACTCTCCACTGATTTACTTTCACCCTGATGAAGAATTCTATCCCTCATCAGTGACTTGGTTTTTTCAGAATGGAGCATTATTATATACCAAAGGACAAGAATCTTCACCTGTAGGTATTTATCCCACAGGTTCAAATCTTCCTCAAGATGGTTCAAATGATGGTGCTTACTGGTTGGACCTCCCGACTGACGATGCAGCGAAAACTAATGTCAAGAAAGGAGATTTGCAGGGTGCCACAGCCTACTTACATGTTAAACCAATGTTTGGCGCGACCTATACTGATATTGCTATGTGGCTATTTTACCCCTTCAATGGACCTGCAAAGGCTAAACTCGAATTCATGAGCATTTCCTTGGGGAAAATCGGAGAGCACGTTGGCGACTGGGAACATGTTACATTGAGGATTAGCAACTTCAACGGGGAGTTACAAGGCGTATACTTTTCACAACACAGTGGGGGGATTTGGGTAAGTGCTTCTCAGCTAGAATTTCAGAATGGTAACAAACCCGTCGTGTACTCATCGTTGCATGGACACGCTGCTTATCCAAAACCAGGAATGAATTTGCAAGGAAGTGGGGGTGTAGGAATCAGAAATGATACAGGAAAGGGGAAGTTCATGGACATAGGGGCAAACTTCTCAGTAGTAGCAGCAGAATACTTGGGTTCAACAATAGTGGAGCCATTATGGCTTAATTATGGAAGGGAATggggtccaaaaattaactatgaTATATCAAAAGAGCTGAGGAAAGTAGAAAGATTTATGATTGGGAAACTGAAGAACGCTTTCGAGAAAATAGTGAGAGATCTACCAAATGAGGTTTTGGGTGAGGAAGGACCAATAGGTCCAAAGTTTAAAGACATGTGGAGTGGTGATGAAAGGGGTTGA